In one Streptomyces sp. NBC_00597 genomic region, the following are encoded:
- a CDS encoding NADAR family protein, with amino-acid sequence MTWHGPTFRTSDGERVDGAWCLVWRKHELGGEHYPEHLFVYADGRISVGRYEATDLAGLERWLASGKIAVTRPDPRERSASASKWQSRNPEPLTAASFLTEVADEIARLAGRPTAVDRLREAERGYRREATETNRVLLREAYLAVPAHLRVYVLGDMDRQDRPLRILTTDIGQAVDGDGPVVTEEMHQSVRDHFAERDEADEQAEELRAVRYADEPTGAPQPPVVLHEVVHPNGRPAELGDFVLRNDYEAPVTYRGETYPTVLHGYWALSAADPADRDRIRACATAREAHDTGGRAARRADWPALRLAVMAGLVRAKFEQHPRLAEILLATGETGIRYTGISEAPFWRADGPRGGRDWMGRLLELVRAELRAGAEGL; translated from the coding sequence ATGACATGGCACGGACCGACGTTTCGCACATCCGACGGAGAACGCGTCGACGGGGCCTGGTGCCTCGTGTGGCGCAAGCACGAGCTGGGCGGCGAGCACTACCCCGAGCACCTCTTCGTCTACGCGGACGGCCGGATATCCGTCGGCCGCTACGAGGCGACCGACCTGGCCGGGCTGGAGCGGTGGCTGGCCTCGGGGAAGATCGCCGTCACCCGGCCGGACCCGCGCGAGCGGTCCGCCTCCGCCTCGAAGTGGCAGTCGCGCAACCCCGAGCCGCTGACCGCCGCAAGTTTCCTCACGGAGGTGGCCGACGAGATCGCCCGCCTGGCCGGCCGGCCCACGGCCGTCGACCGGCTCCGGGAAGCCGAACGCGGCTACCGGCGGGAGGCGACCGAGACCAACCGCGTCCTGCTCCGGGAGGCCTACCTCGCCGTCCCCGCGCACCTGCGCGTCTACGTCCTGGGTGACATGGACCGCCAGGACCGGCCGCTGCGCATCCTGACGACCGACATCGGTCAGGCCGTGGACGGGGACGGGCCGGTGGTGACGGAGGAGATGCACCAGAGCGTGCGCGACCACTTCGCCGAGCGGGACGAGGCTGACGAGCAGGCCGAGGAGCTGCGGGCCGTGCGGTACGCGGACGAACCGACCGGCGCTCCGCAGCCCCCGGTCGTCCTGCACGAGGTCGTGCATCCCAACGGCCGGCCCGCCGAACTCGGCGACTTCGTCCTGCGCAACGACTACGAAGCCCCCGTCACCTACCGGGGCGAGACCTACCCCACCGTGCTCCACGGGTACTGGGCCCTCTCCGCGGCCGACCCCGCCGACCGCGACCGGATCCGAGCCTGCGCGACGGCACGCGAGGCGCACGACACGGGCGGACGGGCGGCGCGGCGTGCGGACTGGCCGGCCCTGCGGCTCGCGGTCATGGCCGGGCTCGTGCGGGCCAAGTTCGAGCAGCACCCCCGGCTCGCGGAGATCCTGCTCGCCACGGGGGAGACGGGCATCCGCTACACCGGCATCTCCGAGGCCCCCTTCTGGCGCGCGGACGGCCCCCGCGGCGGCCGTGACTGGATGGGTCGCCTGCTGGAGCTGGTCCGGGCGGAGTTGCGCGCCGGGGCCGAAGGCCTGTGA
- a CDS encoding DUF4349 domain-containing protein has protein sequence MRTTSRGTAVRNRGAAAVAALSLAGALALTGCGAGGVSAGSSSADKAAAGAPEGAARGKPGAAAAAPPAAPGTDAAKNGQQPAAVRPHVIRTATLALETTDAQKALAAARTAAEGAGGYVGNESTRRGEDGRMTSTLTLRVPGDRFDAVLGAMEGSGKLLNRKVEAQDVTEKVADVDSRVKSQQASVARVRDMMDRATALSDVVMLESELSKRQSDLESLLAQQTALKDQTSMGTITMEVSEPAAKPAAQKKDGEPSFTGALSGGWDAFTTIVRYLALVIAVVLPFAVTAALALLCFRLYRRLRPAEPKTGLSAKRVPAVPSARPADPTETARVPD, from the coding sequence ATGCGCACCACCAGTAGAGGCACCGCCGTGCGGAACCGCGGAGCGGCCGCCGTGGCCGCCCTGTCCCTGGCCGGAGCGCTCGCGCTCACCGGGTGCGGCGCCGGCGGGGTCAGCGCCGGCTCGTCCTCCGCCGACAAGGCCGCGGCCGGCGCCCCGGAGGGCGCGGCCCGGGGCAAGCCGGGGGCGGCCGCGGCGGCTCCCCCGGCGGCCCCCGGAACCGACGCGGCCAAGAACGGGCAGCAGCCGGCCGCCGTACGCCCGCACGTCATCCGTACGGCCACGCTCGCCCTGGAGACGACGGACGCGCAGAAGGCCCTGGCCGCGGCCCGCACGGCGGCGGAGGGCGCGGGCGGGTACGTGGGCAACGAGTCCACCCGGCGCGGCGAGGACGGCCGCATGACCTCGACGTTGACCCTGCGCGTGCCGGGCGACCGCTTCGACGCGGTGCTCGGCGCCATGGAGGGCAGCGGGAAGCTGCTCAACCGCAAGGTCGAGGCGCAGGACGTGACCGAGAAGGTTGCGGACGTCGACAGCCGGGTGAAGTCGCAGCAGGCGAGCGTGGCCCGGGTGCGGGACATGATGGACAGGGCGACGGCGCTCAGCGACGTGGTGATGCTGGAGAGCGAACTGAGCAAGCGCCAGTCGGACCTGGAGTCGCTCCTGGCGCAGCAGACGGCGCTGAAGGACCAGACCTCGATGGGCACGATCACGATGGAGGTCTCCGAGCCGGCCGCGAAGCCCGCGGCGCAGAAGAAGGACGGGGAGCCCTCCTTCACCGGCGCCCTGAGCGGGGGCTGGGACGCCTTCACGACGATCGTCCGCTACCTGGCCCTGGTGATCGCCGTGGTGCTGCCGTTCGCCGTCACGGCCGCGCTGGCGCTGCTGTGCTTCCGGCTGTACCGCCGGCTGCGCCCGGCGGAGCCGAAGACGGGTCTGTCGGCGAAGCGGGTACCGGCCGTCCCCTCTGCCCGGCCCGCGGATCCGACGGAAACGGCTCGGGTTCCGGACTGA
- a CDS encoding DUF3000 domain-containing protein, translating into MAAAQGRFSDGAEGTDSAKESSVPLPFRRAVDGLKKARLRPGIEIDPARPPQRLAPHAYALEAAVVDGEDDLADGRLILLHDPSGHDAWHGTFRLVTLVRAELEPEMAADPLLPEVCWSWLTGALEARGLAYGEASGTVTMASSHYFGGLSERRAATQIEIRASWTPREGVGGVPDTSAHLSAWCELLCQIAGLPPVGPTDSGTGVVSLPQRRGPHHP; encoded by the coding sequence ATGGCTGCGGCTCAGGGACGATTTTCAGATGGCGCCGAGGGTACGGACAGCGCGAAGGAGAGCTCCGTCCCGCTCCCGTTCCGGCGGGCGGTCGACGGTTTGAAGAAGGCGCGGCTGCGTCCGGGGATCGAGATCGATCCCGCCAGACCGCCGCAGCGCCTGGCCCCGCACGCGTACGCCCTCGAAGCCGCGGTCGTGGACGGCGAGGACGACCTGGCCGACGGCCGGCTCATCCTGCTCCACGATCCGTCCGGGCACGACGCCTGGCACGGGACCTTCCGGCTGGTGACGCTCGTACGGGCCGAGCTGGAGCCCGAGATGGCCGCCGACCCCCTCCTCCCCGAGGTGTGCTGGTCGTGGCTGACGGGCGCCCTGGAGGCGCGCGGCCTGGCGTACGGGGAGGCGAGCGGGACCGTGACCATGGCGAGCTCGCACTACTTCGGCGGGCTGTCGGAGCGTCGCGCGGCCACGCAGATCGAGATCAGGGCCTCGTGGACGCCGCGGGAGGGCGTGGGTGGGGTGCCGGACACCTCGGCGCACCTGTCGGCGTGGTGCGAGCTGCTGTGCCAGATCGCGGGGCTGCCGCCGGTGGGGCCGACGGATTCGGGTACGGGCGTGGTCTCCCTGCCACAGCGGCGCGGTCCGCACCACCCGTAG
- a CDS encoding FAD-dependent oxidoreductase, translating to MAVERLVVVGGDAAGMSAASQARRLKDPAELEIVAFERGHFTSYSACGIPYWIGGRVGGRDELIARTPEEHRARDIDLRMRTEVVELDLAGGRVRARDLDSGSESWTGYDKLVVATGARPVRPRLPGIGAHGVHGVQSLDDGQRLMASLESIEGSQRAQGRRAVVVGAGYIGVEMAEALVARGYEVTVLHRGEQPMATLDPDMGGLVHSAMNRMGIRTVSRAEVTKILTDEEGRACAVATAAGDEYPADVVVLGIGVEPRTALARDAGLPLGESGGILTDLSMRVRGHENVWSGGDCVEVLDLVAGRMRHIPLGTHANKHGQVIGSGVGGGYATFPGVVGTAVSKVCDLEIARTGLREKDALAAGLRFVTATISSTTTAGYYPTAADMTVKMLAERRTGRLLGVQIVGGAGSAKRVDIAAVALTAGMTVEQVVSLDLGYAPPFSPVWDPVLVAARKAVSAVRSSPA from the coding sequence ATGGCGGTGGAACGACTGGTGGTGGTCGGCGGTGACGCGGCGGGGATGTCCGCCGCGTCACAGGCCCGGCGGCTCAAGGACCCTGCGGAGCTGGAGATCGTCGCGTTCGAGCGCGGGCACTTCACCTCGTACTCCGCGTGCGGGATCCCGTACTGGATCGGCGGCCGGGTCGGCGGCCGGGACGAGTTGATCGCCCGTACGCCCGAGGAGCACCGCGCGCGCGACATCGACCTGCGCATGCGCACGGAAGTGGTGGAGCTCGACCTCGCCGGGGGCCGGGTCCGTGCCCGCGATCTGGATTCCGGCTCCGAATCCTGGACGGGCTACGACAAGCTCGTCGTGGCCACGGGCGCCCGGCCGGTCCGCCCCCGGCTGCCCGGCATCGGGGCCCACGGGGTGCACGGCGTGCAGAGCCTGGACGACGGGCAGCGCCTGATGGCTTCGCTGGAATCCATCGAGGGATCGCAGCGGGCGCAGGGCCGCAGGGCGGTCGTCGTCGGCGCGGGCTACATCGGCGTGGAGATGGCGGAGGCGCTGGTCGCGCGCGGGTACGAGGTCACGGTCCTGCACCGCGGGGAGCAGCCCATGGCCACCCTGGACCCGGACATGGGCGGGCTGGTGCACTCCGCGATGAACCGGATGGGGATCCGTACGGTGTCCCGCGCGGAGGTCACGAAGATCCTCACGGACGAGGAGGGCCGGGCGTGCGCGGTGGCCACGGCCGCGGGGGACGAGTACCCGGCGGACGTGGTCGTCCTCGGCATCGGCGTGGAACCCCGCACGGCGCTGGCCCGCGATGCGGGGTTGCCGCTCGGCGAGTCCGGCGGCATCCTCACGGACCTCTCCATGCGGGTCCGGGGCCACGAGAACGTCTGGTCGGGCGGTGACTGCGTCGAGGTCCTGGACCTGGTGGCGGGCCGCATGCGGCACATCCCGCTGGGCACGCACGCCAACAAGCACGGCCAGGTGATCGGTTCGGGCGTGGGCGGCGGCTACGCCACCTTCCCGGGGGTGGTGGGGACGGCGGTCAGCAAGGTCTGCGACCTGGAGATCGCCCGTACGGGGCTGCGGGAGAAGGACGCGCTGGCTGCGGGCCTGCGCTTCGTCACGGCGACGATCAGCTCGACGACGACGGCGGGCTACTACCCCACGGCCGCGGACATGACGGTCAAGATGCTCGCGGAGCGCCGTACGGGCCGGCTCCTGGGCGTCCAGATCGTCGGCGGTGCGGGTTCCGCGAAGCGGGTGGACATCGCGGCGGTCGCCCTGACGGCGGGCATGACGGTGGAGCAGGTCGTATCTCTGGACCTGGGCTACGCCCCGCCGTTCTCCCCGGTCTGGGACCCGGTCCTGGTGGCCGCCCGCAAGGCGGTCTCCGCGGTCCGCTCGTCCCCCGCCTGA
- the hemE gene encoding uroporphyrinogen decarboxylase: MSANDLPLAHGSAGAGETPLKGQPSQTYDSAFLKACRREPVPHTPVWFMRQAGRSLPEYRKVREGTQMLESCMRPDLVTEITLQPVRRHDVDAAIFFSDIVVPLKAIGVDLEIKPGIGPVVAQPIRRREDLAQLRDLTPEDVSYVTEAIGMLTGELGSTPLIGFAGAPFTLASYLVEGGPSKNHEHTKALMYGDPQLWADLLDRLAEITSAFLKVQIEAGASAIQLFDSWVGALAPADYRRSVMPASAKVLESVAPYGVPRIHFGVGTGELLGLMGEAGADVMGVDYRVPLDEAVRRVGPGKALQGNLDPAVLFSTEEAVRAKTDEVLAAASGLEGHVFNLGHGVLPTTNPDALTRLVDYVHTRTAR, from the coding sequence GTGAGCGCCAATGACCTTCCCCTCGCGCACGGCTCCGCCGGCGCTGGGGAGACCCCTCTCAAGGGCCAGCCGAGTCAGACGTACGATTCCGCCTTCCTGAAGGCGTGCCGGCGGGAGCCGGTGCCGCACACCCCGGTGTGGTTCATGCGGCAGGCCGGGCGCTCCCTCCCCGAGTACCGCAAGGTGCGCGAGGGGACCCAGATGCTGGAGTCGTGCATGCGGCCCGACCTGGTCACGGAGATCACGCTCCAGCCCGTTCGCCGCCACGACGTGGACGCGGCGATCTTCTTCTCCGACATCGTGGTGCCGCTGAAGGCCATCGGCGTCGACCTGGAAATCAAGCCCGGCATCGGCCCGGTCGTCGCCCAGCCGATCCGCCGCCGCGAGGACCTCGCACAGCTGCGCGACCTCACCCCGGAGGACGTCTCCTACGTCACCGAGGCGATCGGCATGCTCACGGGTGAACTGGGTTCCACGCCGTTGATCGGCTTCGCCGGTGCGCCTTTCACCCTCGCGAGCTACCTGGTCGAGGGCGGCCCCTCCAAGAACCACGAGCACACCAAGGCCCTCATGTACGGGGACCCGCAGCTCTGGGCCGACCTGCTGGACCGCCTCGCGGAGATCACCTCCGCCTTCCTGAAGGTCCAGATCGAGGCGGGCGCCTCCGCGATCCAGCTCTTCGACTCCTGGGTCGGCGCCCTCGCCCCGGCGGACTACCGGCGCTCGGTGATGCCGGCGTCGGCGAAGGTCCTGGAGTCCGTCGCCCCGTACGGGGTCCCGCGCATCCACTTCGGCGTGGGCACGGGCGAGCTCCTCGGCCTGATGGGCGAGGCCGGCGCGGACGTCATGGGCGTCGACTACCGGGTCCCGCTGGACGAGGCGGTGCGCCGGGTCGGCCCCGGCAAGGCGCTCCAGGGCAACCTAGACCCGGCGGTGCTCTTCTCCACCGAGGAGGCCGTGCGGGCGAAGACGGACGAGGTCCTGGCGGCGGCGTCCGGCCTGGAGGGCCACGTCTTCAACCTGGGCCACGGCGTCCTCCCGACGACGAACCCGGACGCCCTGACCCGCCTGGTGGACTACGTCCACACCCGGACGGCCCGCTGA